CTGCCTTTGGCACCACGCCTCGAAGGCCTGCCGCTGGTGATCTGCTTCCTTCCGGCTGGGTGCGTGCGCCACAGCCCGGAGCATCTGCTGGGTTTTGGGGAGCGGGTCCAGCACGTTGAGGATCTTGTGGTTCCAGCACCGCTGCTTGGCCGTCTCCGGCCAGATGTTCCGCACCGCCCCCCAGATCCCCAGGTGCCCATCCGTGATGACCCGCTGGGGCGCCCGCAACTCCCCGGTCCCGCAGGTCCCACTTCCCCCGGCTCCACGCTCCCCACCCCCTTCCGGCCGTCCACCCACCCTACGATCACTACCAGCACCGCCGCCTTCTCCTTCTCCGGCCCCGCTCGCACATATCCCCCATCCGCCCACAGGTACACCGGCTCCAGATCCTCCAGCCACCTCCTCCGCCACGCCTCCCACTCTGCCTGCCACGGCTCCTTCAGCCGGGCCACCGTGCTCGCGGACAGGGAAGCGTCCTCTCCTAAGTAACCCCCGCAGGGCCAGGTCAAAGTCCCCCTCCGCCAGCCCGTGCAGGTGCAGCTCCGGCAACAGCTCCCCCACCTCCTGGGTTCTCCGGGCAAACAGCGGCAGGATTCGGCTCACAAAGCGCTCCTCCAACCCCCGCACCCGGGGCTGCCGCAACGTCACCGTCCCCAGGGGTGTGGTCAGCTGGCGAGGCTTCCCATACCCGTTCCGGTACCCCGGTAAGGCGCCTACCTCCGCTCGCCGCTGGCACCGAGCCCGCCCCCAAAGCTCCGTCACCTCCGCCGCCAGGACCCATTGGACGAGCTCCTGCATCCGCTCCCGGAGCTACTCGTGGAGGGTCTCCCAGGTAGGAATTGACAACTGCTCCCGGTGCGTGCTGTGCTGCTGCATGGCGGTGTCCTCCCTCCTCAGGCCTGTAGCCCGTGGTTTTCTTCTTAACTAAGGGTACACCGCCCTCGCCTTTTCCACACCCCTCGAGGGTACCTCGCTTCCGGCGGTTCCGCTCCGGATGGGGGTGACTTCAATCGAAGCGGAAACGCCACACGCCGAGGCCGAAGAAGGCCGCCGCGAACGCCGTCAGGGCGCCCACTTTGGGCCATACTTCCTGCAGCCCGTATCCGCGCACCAGCAGATCCTGATAGGCGTCCAGCGCCCAGGCGTGGGGCGTGAGGAGACCGAGCGTCTGAAGCCAGTCCGGCATAACGAAGCGGGGGACGAAGCAGCCACCGAGGGCGGACATGGTCAGCAACAGCAGGACAGTGAGGCCGCCCGCCTGGGCCTCGGTGCGCACGATGGCTGCGACTAACACCCCCAGCCCGGTGGCAGCGGCCGCGGCGGCCAGGCTCACGGCCAGCAGGGCAAGGGGGGAGCGCCCGAGGCTCAGGCCGAACAGCCAGCTGGACGCCCCGAGCATGATGGCGATCTGGATCAGGTTGATGAGGTAATAGGGCAACAGCTTTCCCGTCAGCATCACCGCCCGGCTCATCGGCGCGGCCAGCAGCCGGCGGAAAGTTCCTTCGCGCTTTTCCTGCAGCACCGATCCGGCCAGCAAGCTCACGATCCAGAAAACGCCGTAGATCGTGTAGCCGGGGACGTTTTGCTGGAAGGTGTTTGGAAGTTTCTCCACCCGCATCCCGGGCGGGGCCGTTCGTTCCAGGGCGACCACGGGCTCCTCTCCACCGAGCAGGCCGCCGGACATCGCCTCCTGAGCCCGGGCTTTGAAGGCCTCGCGCTGCTCCGGGGGGACCTGGGGCGCCAGCTGCGTAAAGAGATAATCCAATCCCTTGGGCATCATCGCGGTGTAAGTGCTCCGCTCGATCAGGCCCTGCAGTGTGCCCAGGATGGGCTCGACGAACGGACTGGAGGTCGCCGGGTCTACGATCACCCATATCCGGGTGCGGCGGCGCGGCGTGGCCCCTGGATCCTGGGCCAGGACCTCGGAGAAATCGGGAGGGAAAACCAGGGCCAAGTTGCGCTTTCCTTGGAGGATCAACTTCTCCGCCATCTCCCGGGTCAGGGGCTGGCCTTCCCAGGCTGTTTCCACCTGGAAGGCCTCCATTTCGTCCAGTTGCCGGATGATCGTCGCCGCCTGGGTCCCCATGTCCTGGTTCACGACCAGGATCCGGATGGGGTCTTTGCCGGGCTCAAACAGGCCGCCCAGGGCATAGCTCATCACCACAATGAACATGAAAGGCTGCAGGAAGATCAGCGCCACCGCTCCGGGATCCTTAAAGAAAATCTTAAGATCCTTCCAGGTGAAGGCGAGGATCTGGTTCAACATAGCGCACCCTCTAATCGCGCAGCCGCTTGCCTGTGAGGTGCAGAAAGACGCTCTCCAGGTTGGGCTCCAGCACCTCCAGGGAGAGGATAGGGATATCGCGGGCGTTGCATAGTTGGATCAGCTCCAACAGGGCCGGGCGGGCGGCGCGGGTTTCAATTTTGAGTTGCCTGTCCCGGGAAGAAGCCGCTCGCACATGAGGCAAGGCGCGGACAGCGGACAGCAGATCCTCCATATGTTCCGCTGCTACCTCCATGTGGATGACCCCGCCGCCCAGCAGGCCGATCAGCCCTTTGGGCGTGTCCAGGGCCAGGATGCGTCCCTCGTCCATGATCGCCACCCGGTCGCAGAGCTGCTCCGCCTCCTCCATGTAGTGAGTGGTGTAGAGAATGGTCATCCCCTCCGCCCTCAACCGCTCGATGTGCTCAAAGATGAAATTGCGCGATTGAGGGTCCACCCCCACGGTGGGCTCATCCAAGAGGAGAAGGCGCGGCCCGTGGATGAGGCCGGCGGCGATGTTGAGACGGCGCTTCATCCCACCGGAGAAGGTGCGCACCGTGTCCCCCGCGCGATCGCGCAGCCCCACCAGGTCCAGCACAGTAGTGATGCGTTCCTGGAGGGCTGTCCCCCGCAGGCCGTAGATGCGGCCGAAGAAGGCCAGGTTGTCCCAGGCGCTGAGGGTGGGGTAAAGGGCCAGCTCTTGGGGGACGAAGCCGATGAGCGGTCGGATCCGATCTGCTTCTCGTCGCAGATCATATCCGCAGATGAGGACCTGTCCTTCGTCCGGGGGAAGCAGGGTGGCCAGGATGGAGATCAGCGTCGTCTTTCCGGCCCCGTTCGGCCCCAGCAGGCCGAAGATCTCTCCCTCACGGACGGAGAAGCTCACCCCGTTGAGAACCACCCGATCGCCATATCTCTTGACCAGCCCGTCAACTTTGATCACAGAATTGGGTGTTCGCTTCTCCACGAAGAAATCACCTTACGGAGCGGTGATATCCATGGACCGCGGATGATAGGCACGTTCAGGCCATATTAATAAGCACAACGAGGAGTATCGCTACGATGAAATATAAAACAACCGCCATAATAGATACAGATCCGGTAATGATATACTTTAAAACACTGTTTATATCTGTCCTGAATACTTTAGCGTTGATAATGGCGCCGATTGATCCTATCAATGCCCCAAGCGCCCCACCGATAAAAACAAGAACAATCGGTAAACCGATCCATACCCATTGATACCACTTTAGAGGTTCTACAATGTCGATCAATTTGTCGTCCACGATAAGTTGTGGAACATCTAAACCCAGGAACCGCGGCTTCCATTTAGCAATTACCTGTCTGCCATCGTTACGTTGTAGCAACATTTCGCCGCGTTTACTCCCTTTGGGTGCAGACTGATTGTTAACAAGAAGCTTTGGACTCGACCAAAAACTTATCTTGACCTCAATGTTTTGTCCTTCAAAGCCCTCTAAATTCAATTTGTAGCCCATTTTTACTCCTCCTTAGTGTTGTAAAAGATCCGGGAAGGGGATTGCTATGCCTCCTGTGAAAGGGAGCCTCGCCCCTTACCCAGAACCCGGCCCTTCGCACCATTTCCCTGCCTTCCGGGTAAAGTCCTCTACGAAGGTGGTGGATCCTGTCCTCCTTGCATATATCTCAAAAAGGATGATTTGTCAAGAGCGACCGAATGGAGCTCCTATCCTCTTTTATTGTCCCATCTTGAGGGAGCAAGTGGATGGGATCGGCAGGTAGGTATTGGGCGCAAAAGGGGAGGATATATAGAAGGGAATGGTCGCAACCGGGTGGCTGGGCAGTGGGGCCAAGCTCCGGGTCCCAGAGGATGCGGATGCAGCGGATAAGCCCGGGCGTTCTCATCCGGTCTGTAAGGGTCCCGGGCAGCGCCACAAGGAGGATCGCGATGGCTTGTGAAAGGCCTTCCGGATGACTCCTGAGCAAACCATGGAGGGTCGGGGGCCGGTGCGGTGGATGGTTTTCCCGGCCCCCGTCTTCCGGTTCGTCTGCCGCCGGGCGGGGCGGACATCGAGGGGTCTGCCGCGGGGTTCAGGAGGCGACGGCCGCGGCCTGGCGTTCCATCTCCGCCCGCTGGCGGCGCAGCTCCGCGAGGGTCTTCTCCGTGGCCTCCATCAAGGCCATCAGCTCCTGGCTGGAGCGGTCGAAGGCGCGCCCCAGCACCCGCAGGAACAGGAGGAGGATCCCCAGGCCCCGCTGGACGTCGGGGTCCGCCAGGGCCTTCATCAGGGAGACCGGCCCCACGCGGGGGAGCTCCTTCATCCGCTCCGGCGTCAGCTCCCGGTTGAGCTCCTCCACCAGGCGGCTCATCATCACGGTGATCAGGGTCGGCTCTATCAGCTCCACTACGTGCAGCAAGTAGGCCAGGTTGGCCCCGATCTTCAGCAGCCGCGGATCCATCAGATACGACAGGGAATCCGGGAGCAGCTCTACCGTGTCCTCCAGAAAGGCCAGCGCCCCCGTCTCGTTCATCCGGATCAGGAGCGAGAGGGTTCGCTCCAGCGCCTCCTGAGCCTTCGGATCCTGAAGGATTTGCTCCGTCATGGCCGTGGCCTCCCGGTCGGGTTCAGCTCAGGTAAGTGGCGAACCATATGGATTCGAAGAGCATCTTGATCAAGCGGATCGCTTTGCTGCGGCCCAGCACGCCGCAGGAAGGCGGGCCGGATAGATCCAGGATGCGGGTGAAGTCGCACATGGGCAGCACGGCGTCGTCACCGAAGTCCATGATGCACATGGCGACGGGGGTGAAGCTCTCGCCGATGTAGGCACCCTTGAGCTCGGCCAGGATCTGGTTGGCCACGAACTCCGCCTGGAAGTGGGCGACCACGCCGGCCGCCGGCAGGTTGATGGCCGGGTTGACCATGTCCCCGATGGCGAACACGTCGGGATCCGCCAGACAGCGGAAGGTCTTCGGATCGACGAGGGGGAAGCCGGCGGGGGTGAGGAGGCCCGGGCACATCCCGGCCACGCTGGGCCGATGCGGCGGGACCATGATCAGCAGATCGAAGGGGATCTCCCGGCCGTCCTGCCCGAGGAGCAGCCGCCGCTCCGGGTCGATGGCCTTAGCGTGAAAGTTCCCCTCAAACCGCACGCCCTTGGCGGCCAGGATCTCGGTGATCACCCCGCTGATGGCTGGCCCCATCGCCGAGAGCGGCTGCGGGTGAGGATGGGCCAGGACGATCTCCGATTTGTCCCGCAGCCGGCGGGCGCGGAGGGCGAAATCCAGCTGCCCGGCGATCTCATAAGGCGCGGGGGGACAACGGTAGTAAGGCCCGGAGACGCCGATCACGATGCGTCCCCCCTCGAACCGCTGGATCGCCTCCCGCATCCGGAGGGCCCCTTCGATGGTCCACGGATGGTAAGCCGCCTCGAATCCGGGCATCAGATCCGGCTTCACCTCCGCCCCCAAGGCGACCACCATCAGATCGTAGGAAAGATCCTCGCCGTTCACGCGAACGCGTTTCTCGGGGATGCGGATCTCCCGGACCTCGCCCTGAAGCACCCGGACGCCTTTCTTCTCCAGGTTCTTCAGGGGCCGGCGCACCTGCTCCGGCTCCTTGAAACCCAGGGCCACCCATGGGAAGGAGGGCATGAAGTAGTGATAGGGGCTGCGGTCCACCAGAAGGATCTCGTGGGAGGTCCCACGCAGGCCGCGGGCCAGTTTGTTGGCCACCACCAGGCCGCCGCTGCCACCGCCCAGGATCATGATCCTCGCCATCTGCCACCTCCAACCTGAGGCTGAGGATGAGGAGATCCAGGGTGGATCCCCTCCATCTCATTGGATGCGAGACGCCCGGGCGGGTGACATGGGAGCAGCGCCGCGCGGTTGAATGTTTAGGATAGTGAAAGAGGTGCGGGGCAACTCGCAGGGCCGTCAGGGAGGGCCGGATGGCCACGCGCAGGATCTTCCTGGAAATCCCCGACAAGGTGCTCCTGGCAGGGAAAATGGATGAGGAATCTTTCGCCCGGGAGTTGCGCATGCTGGCAGCCGTGAAGCTCTATGAGATGGGACGCCTGTCCTCCGGGCGAGTCGCAGAGCTGGCCGGGCTGTCCCGGGTGTAATTTTTGTTGAGCCTGGAGCGATATCAGAGTTTAGGCCACCATCGCTGTTGTTCACGAGCTGGAAGAAGGACAGCGGAGAGGCTACGATGTGCATGATCCCCTCAATGATTCATGGTTGCGTGCAAGGGATCCGCAGCAGCCACCCTTTGAACGGTTAGCCCCGGATCTGGGGCCTGAGGAGCTTTCTGTGATTGCTCTGGCTCTGGAGAATCCCGGATGATAGACTTGCCCGGTGGATCGCGCAGGCAGCCGGCCTGGCGGTCTGGGGAACCCTGAGGGTTCTGCTGGAGGCCAAAGCCTGAGGGTGGACCGATCGAATCGGCCCTCTTCTCTACTCCCCCGCTTCGAGGCCCAGGTTGCCGGAGAGCAGGAGGGGGCGATCCTCCTGTTTGGCCTGGCGTTTGAGGGCGGCTAGGTGGCGGATCAGTCGCTCCAGATCCGGCCCCCGGCTCGGATCCACCACGCCGCCGACGATGGAGACCGAGAGCTCCGGGGCGCCAACAGCCTGAGGGAATTTCTCCAGGATCTCCCGGGAGACCGGGCTGAGCACATGGGGGCGGGTGAGGAGGACGAAGTCGTCGCCCCCGATGTGGCCGATGAAGTCCCGGGTGGGATCCCCGTAAGCGGCCATGGTCTCCTGCAACAGCCGGGCGAAGGCTTGCAGCACTCGATCCCCTTCCCGGAACCCATAGCGATCGTTGAAGTCCTTGAAGGCGTTCAGGTCCACATAGGCGATCCCGAAAGGCTCCCCGCTGCGGAACCGTCGCATGATCTCTGCCTCGATCTCCGGGTTCCCGGGGAGCCCGGAAAGGGGATTGGTGGCCCGCTCCCGCCGGGAGCGGCGCAGATGCATCTCCACCCGAGCCAGGAGCTCGGGGATGGCCACGGGCTTGGTGAGATAATCGTCCGCGCCCGCCTGGATCCCTCGCAGCTTGTCCTCGATGCGCCCCAGGGCGGTGAGCATCAGCACGGGGACGGTGCGCAGATGCCAGAGCTCTCTCACCCGGCGGCATACTTCAAAGCCGTCCAGGCCGGGCAGCATCACATCCAGAAGAATGAGGTCCGGCTGCCGGCCTCGGATCCACTCTAGGGCGGCCGGGCCGTCCTCCACGGCTTCTACCTCGTAACCGGCTTTGCGCAGGACGGTGGTGAGCAATTCCCGCAGGGCGGGGTCGTCTTCCACCACCAGGATCTGAGCGGGCTTCTCGGACATCGCGTATGAGCTCCATCCGGGTGACAAGGTTCAGCCCTCGCCAGCGATCTGGGCCTCGGCCAGGCAGGTCTGTGCCTCTTCGAGGAGCGCGCGCCACGGTGCCCAGGCAGGGTCTTGGGAGGCCTCCTGGAGCAGTCGCTCCAGCGCCTCCCGGCCGGGGAAAGACCCAATCACGCCCCAGACGGTGCAGGCCAGGGCGCCGGCCGCGTTACCCAACAGAGCGGCTGCCGCCGGGGAAGCGCCCCGGGCCAGGCCGAGCAGGAAGCCGGCGTCGAAGGCATCCCCGGCGCCGGTGGTATCCAGCACCGGAACCCGGAAGGCGGGCACGGTCTGTTCTTCGCCTGCTCGCCCCAGCAGGCGGCATCCCTGCTCGCCCCGTTTGAGGACGATCCAGCGCAACCGAGGCGCCTCCCGGAAGCCGGACCGGGGATCGAGCCCGAACAGGAGGTCGGCTTCGGCCTCGTTCAACAGCAGGATCTCCACTTCCCGGAGGGCCTCCCGCACCGCCTGGGGAGCCATCCGACAGGCCGGCAGCCCGGGATCCAGGGCGCAATGGAGACCTGCTGTTGCCGCTTCCCTCAGCATGGCCATTGCCGTGTGGAGGAGCGGGCTCTCTTCCAAGAGGGCGTAGCCGGAAAGATGGACGAACCCTGCCGGCGGAAGGGGGAACTCCGGGAGGCGGGCGAGCCGGCTGGCTCCCCGGTGGGAGAGCATCGTTCGCTCCCCTTCCGGCGTCACGAGAACAGTGATCACGGAGGTGGGGGCCTCAGGACACCGCTGGAGGAGCTCGATCTCCACGCCGCTGGCGCGCAGCTCCTCCGCCACCCACTCTCCCAGGGGATCCTGACCGATCGCGCCGATCAGGCGGGCCGGGAGCCCCAGCTGGGCGGCCACCGCGGCGGTGTTGGCTGCGGATCCCCCGGCCCGCAGGATCATCCGGGCAGCGTGCAGATCCTCTCCGGGCTTCGGGAGGCGGGGGAGGGCCAGGTAGAGATCCACCGTGACATCGCCGATGGCCAGCAGCACGCAGCAGGACCCTCCGTTGGGGTTGTGTTGGTCCATTGGCCGAGGCGCGCCGGCGGCCCCGCTTCAGGATGCCGGGGCGTGGCGCGCCCGGGCCCGGGCGAGGGCGCGCGCCACGGCTTCCTCCGGCGAGGAAACCGTCTCCATCGGGACGGTGATCCCCGGCCGGTGCAGCGTCCATGTCCCCAGGCCGATGACCGGGATGCCCCATTTGAGGGCCAGGGCGATCTCGGAGAGGGTGCCGAACTCCCCCCCGATGGCGATCACGGCCTCCGCGGCTCGCACGACCAGGGCGTTGCGCGCCTCGCCCAGCCCGGTGGGCAGGGGGAGACGCACGTAAGGGTTGGCCTCTGCGGGATCGCTCCCGGGGAGGATCCCGACGGTGAGCCCGCCGGCCTCCACGGCGCCCCGGCAGACGGCCTCCATCACCCCGCCGCGGCCGCCGCAGATCACCACCGCGCCGGCCTCGGCTAGCCGGCGGCCCACGGTGTAAGCCCAGGCTTCCTCCTGGGGCGTGGCCTCGCTGCTCCCCACCACCGCGATCCGGAGCGGCCGTTCAACGCTCCAGCCGCTCGACTTCATCGGCGGCCCCCCGGCCCAGCTGCCGTGAACGCACGTAAGCTGCCCAGATGGCGCGGGAGATCACCGTGCGGAAGCCACCCTTCTCCAGGTGATACAGCGCCTCCGCGGTGGTGCCCCCCGGGGAGGTCACCTGGTTGCGCAGCGCCGCCAGGTGCAAACCGGACTGGCGGGCGTAGAGGGCGGAGCCGATGACGGTCTGATACACCAGCTGCTCGGCCACCCGTCGGGAGAACCCCAGATGGACCCCCGCGTCCACCATCGCCTCCATGAAGAGGAATACATACGCCGGCCCGGTCCCGGTCAGGGCGGTGGCCATATCCAGGTAGCGCTCATCGTCCACGTAGACTTCCTCGCCCATCGCCCGCATGAGCAGGATCGCCTGCTCCCGCTGGCGCGGGGTCACCTCTTCCGTGGCCGTCCACACGGTGACCCCCTGGCCGATTTGGGCAGGGGTGTTGGGCATCGCCCGGATGATGGCGGAGACCCCCAGGCCTTCCCGCAGGGTGGCGATGCGCACGCCGGCGGCGATGGAGAAGACGAGGGCCTGCGGGCGGATGTGGCCGCGCAGCTCCGGGAGCACGCGGGGGATCACCTGGGGCTTGACGGAGAGGACCACGATCTCCGCCTCGGCAGCCGCCTCCGGGTTGTGCACGGTGGCGCGCACCCCATAGCGGCTCCGGAGCTCCTGCCCCCGCTCCGGCCGCGGCCCGCTGGCGATGATGTCCTGGGGGTCGATCAGGTTGTCCCGCAACAGCCCGCGGATCATCGCCTCGGCCATCACCCCGCTGCCGATGAAGGCGATCCGCGGCAAACGTCCATCCACCGACATCGTCCCCTCCCTTCCGAGTTCACTCCAGATCCTGCGCCCTCGCTGCTTCTCCGAAGCAAGGCGTTTTCAGGCCCCCGCTTCATGGTTGTTTGTGGAGTATAAGAAGATCCGCCGGCCCTCGCAAGATCGAAGTAGAATTAGGGAAGCGGCCGCTGGCGGATCCCCGGGCCTGGCCGGAGCGGCGGCTTCGGTTATAATTATCCCTTGCGTTGCTTTCCAGCCTTCGCGCGGAGGTTCCGACGAGATGCCCAAGCGGACCTATCAGCCCAAGCGGCGGAAGCGCTTGAAGGTGCACGGGTTCCTGGCCCGCATGCGCACCAAGGGCGGGCGGCGGGTCTTGAAGGCGCGGCGGCTGAAGGGCCGGTGGCGGCTGACCCCGCAATATGAGGGGGCCAAGCGCATCAACTGGAAAGGGAAGTATCGCGGCCCCTCCGGCCGTAAGGATTGATCTCCCCGGTCGCTGTGGCCTCGCTGGTCCGGCTGCGTCACCGCAAAGCCATCGAGCGGGTCCTGCGGGAAGGGCGGTCCTGGTCCACCCCGCTGCTGAAGCTGATCGCCGCCCCGAACGACCTGGGGGTCACCCGGGTGGCGGTCATCGCGGGGCGGCGTGCCCTCGGCAAAGCGGTCCGCCGGAACCGGGCCAAGCGCCTGCTCCGTGAGGCCGCCCGTCTGCATCTCCACGAGATCCGGCCGGGCTGGGATCTGGTGCTCATCGCCCGGCCGGATCTCCCGGAGCGCAAGCGGCAGGATGCGGAGGCAGCGCTATGCGAGGCGCTCCGCCGGCTGGGGCTGCTGGTGGCTTCGCGGGAAGGGCCCGGGGAGAGCTTCCCTAAGGAGACGGAGTGAAGAGATGGGAGGTGGAAAGGATCTCCCGGCGCGGGCGGCGATGGGGTTGATCCGCCTGTATCAGCGGTGGATCTCTCCCTTCCTGCCTCCCAGCTGCCGGTTTTATCCGAGCTGCTCTCAATACACCTATGAGGCCATCGCTCGCTACGGATTGCTCCGGGGAGGATGGCTGGGCCTCAAACGGATCGCCCGTTGCCATCCGCTTCATCCCGGCGGTTACGATCCGGTCCCATAGGGGAGCAGGGGCGCCCGGGGGCGTCGAATGAATTCGACCGGATGAGGCCTTCGGCCAACGGTCGGCCTACGCCGACCGAGGAACGTCGCCCGCGTCGGTGGAGGCCGACGCCTGGCGCGGGGGGCGCCGAATGAATTCGGCCTCCTGGGGCCTTCGGCCGACGGTCGGCCTGCGCCGACCGAGGAACGTTGCTTACGTCGGCGGAGGCCGACGCTCGGCGCGCAAGCGCCTGTAGAGGCCGATTTCAATCGGCACAAAGGTCTTCGGAGCTCCGGTCTTGCATCTCGGCCCGGTCCTCCCAGGACCGGGTTTCCGGAGGTGGCACCGTTGCGGATGTCATTGCGGAACATTCTGAAGGGATTGGGGATGCTGACGGGGGTGGTGCTGGCCGCCTGCAGCGGCGCCCCCCCGAACTGGCCGGGGATGCAGGTGGGGGATCAGACCCTTTACGTTGCGGATCTCGATCACGTGCTGGCAGTGGATCCGCAGTCCGGTCAGGAGCGCTGGCGGTTCCCTCCGAAGGATGGGAACGCGGGCGCCTGCGGCGGGGTTTACCATGCGGCCCCTGCGGTCGTGGCGGAGCGGGTCGTCATCGCCGCGGAGAACCCGGGCACGGGGGAGAGCCGCCTGTGCGGGCTGGATCGGGAGAGCGGAGCCCTGCAATGGGTCTATCCGCCGGCGGAGCAGCCGCCCCTGGGCCCCATCTTCGCCGGCCTGATCTCCGATGGGACGCAGGTCTTCGCAGGCACCGGAGATGGCTGGGTGATCGCCCTGGATCCGGAGACCGGACAACCGCGCTGGCGGACGCGCCTGCCCGAGGCCGGACGGGGGGCCGCGCGGATCTGGTCCACGCCCGTCCTCTCTGGAACGCTTCTGGTGGTGGGGACGATGGATCATCGGCTGCTGGCCCTGGATCGGGAGAGCGGGGTGCTCCGTTGGCCGGCGCCCTTCCAGGCCGGGGGGGCCATCGCGGGCGCCCTGACCCTGGACGGGGAGATCCTCTACGCAGGGGCCTTCGACGATCACCTCTACGCCGTGGATCTGTACAGCGGGCAGGAGCGCTGGCGCTTCCGGGCCAGCCATTGGGTGTGGGATGGGCCCGCAGTGGCGGGCGATCGCCTGATCGTCGGGGATATGAGCGGGAAGGTGTGGGCCCTGGATCGCCAGGGACGTCCCCTCTGGGCTCAGCCCTTCCAGGCCAACGGCCCGGTCCGCGCCCGCCCGCTGGTGGTCGAGGATCGCGTGTATGTGGCCGACGAGGCGGGATGGCTCCATTTGCTGAATCTGGCGGATGGGACGAAGGTGAAATCCGTGAACCTGGCGCCCGGGCGTCTCCTCACCTCGCCGGTGGCGGCGGCGGATCGAATCGTGGTGGCTCCCACCGGCGGTCCGTCCCGCGTGGTGGCTTTTCACCCGGATCTCCGCGAGGCCTGGAAACTGGCTCGCTGAGGGGAGCCAGACCCTTCGGGATAGCCGGTAAGGAGGCCGGATGAATCCGATCACGTTGATCACGAATCTGCTGTTCTTCCAGCCGCTGGTCAACCTGCTGCTGGTGCTCTACGCCCTGTTGGGGCGGAACTTCGTCCTGGCCATCGTGGCCCTGACGGTGTTGATCCGCCTGCTGCTCTATCCGCTGATGGCCAAGCAGCAGCAGGCAATGAAGAAGATGCAGGAGCTCCAGCCCCGCCTGCAGGAGCTTCAGAAGAAATACGGGAAGGATCGGGAGAAGCTGGCCCAGGAGCAGATGAAGCTTTATAAGGAGGCAGGGGTCAACCCTCTGGGAGGGTGTCTCCCCCTCCTGATTCAGTTCCCGATCCTGATCGCTGTCTACCAGGCCATCATCCACGTCCTGGCCCTTAATCCCATCATGGTCATCGACCTAGCCAAGCTGCTCTACCGGTTCAATGGGTTCCCCGCCCTGGCCACCCTCCTTCCCATCCAGAGCCAGTTCCTGCTCTGGGACCTGGGGCGGCCGGAGCGGATCTTCGTCCCAGTGGGTGGGATCCTGATCCCGCTGCCGCTCATGACCCTCCTGGTGATCCTCACGACGTGGTGGTCCCAGAAGGTGATGACCCCGCCGAGCACGGATCCCCAAACGCGGATGACCACCCAGCTGATGAACCTGTATATGCCGCTCTTCTTCGGGTGGATCAGCTACAACCTAGCGGTGGGGTTGAGCATC
Above is a genomic segment from Thermoflexus hugenholtzii JAD2 containing:
- a CDS encoding ABC transporter ATP-binding protein, with the protein product MIKVDGLVKRYGDRVVLNGVSFSVREGEIFGLLGPNGAGKTTLISILATLLPPDEGQVLICGYDLRREADRIRPLIGFVPQELALYPTLSAWDNLAFFGRIYGLRGTALQERITTVLDLVGLRDRAGDTVRTFSGGMKRRLNIAAGLIHGPRLLLLDEPTVGVDPQSRNFIFEHIERLRAEGMTILYTTHYMEEAEQLCDRVAIMDEGRILALDTPKGLIGLLGGGVIHMEVAAEHMEDLLSAVRALPHVRAASSRDRQLKIETRAARPALLELIQLCNARDIPILSLEVLEPNLESVFLHLTGKRLRD
- a CDS encoding GGDEF domain-containing response regulator, which gives rise to MSEKPAQILVVEDDPALRELLTTVLRKAGYEVEAVEDGPAALEWIRGRQPDLILLDVMLPGLDGFEVCRRVRELWHLRTVPVLMLTALGRIEDKLRGIQAGADDYLTKPVAIPELLARVEMHLRRSRRERATNPLSGLPGNPEIEAEIMRRFRSGEPFGIAYVDLNAFKDFNDRYGFREGDRVLQAFARLLQETMAAYGDPTRDFIGHIGGDDFVLLTRPHVLSPVSREILEKFPQAVGAPELSVSIVGGVVDPSRGPDLERLIRHLAALKRQAKQEDRPLLLSGNLGLEAGE
- a CDS encoding DUF1641 domain-containing protein; protein product: MTEQILQDPKAQEALERTLSLLIRMNETGALAFLEDTVELLPDSLSYLMDPRLLKIGANLAYLLHVVELIEPTLITVMMSRLVEELNRELTPERMKELPRVGPVSLMKALADPDVQRGLGILLLFLRVLGRAFDRSSQELMALMEATEKTLAELRRQRAEMERQAAAVAS
- a CDS encoding carbohydrate kinase family protein; translation: MLLAIGDVTVDLYLALPRLPKPGEDLHAARMILRAGGSAANTAAVAAQLGLPARLIGAIGQDPLGEWVAEELRASGVEIELLQRCPEAPTSVITVLVTPEGERTMLSHRGASRLARLPEFPLPPAGFVHLSGYALLEESPLLHTAMAMLREAATAGLHCALDPGLPACRMAPQAVREALREVEILLLNEAEADLLFGLDPRSGFREAPRLRWIVLKRGEQGCRLLGRAGEEQTVPAFRVPVLDTTGAGDAFDAGFLLGLARGASPAAAALLGNAAGALACTVWGVIGSFPGREALERLLQEASQDPAWAPWRALLEEAQTCLAEAQIAGEG
- a CDS encoding TIGR00725 family protein, producing the protein MKSSGWSVERPLRIAVVGSSEATPQEEAWAYTVGRRLAEAGAVVICGGRGGVMEAVCRGAVEAGGLTVGILPGSDPAEANPYVRLPLPTGLGEARNALVVRAAEAVIAIGGEFGTLSEIALALKWGIPVIGLGTWTLHRPGITVPMETVSSPEEAVARALARARARHAPAS
- the proC gene encoding pyrroline-5-carboxylate reductase, whose translation is MSVDGRLPRIAFIGSGVMAEAMIRGLLRDNLIDPQDIIASGPRPERGQELRSRYGVRATVHNPEAAAEAEIVVLSVKPQVIPRVLPELRGHIRPQALVFSIAAGVRIATLREGLGVSAIIRAMPNTPAQIGQGVTVWTATEEVTPRQREQAILLMRAMGEEVYVDDERYLDMATALTGTGPAYVFLFMEAMVDAGVHLGFSRRVAEQLVYQTVIGSALYARQSGLHLAALRNQVTSPGGTTAEALYHLEKGGFRTVISRAIWAAYVRSRQLGRGAADEVERLER
- a CDS encoding ABC transporter permease gives rise to the protein MLNQILAFTWKDLKIFFKDPGAVALIFLQPFMFIVVMSYALGGLFEPGKDPIRILVVNQDMGTQAATIIRQLDEMEAFQVETAWEGQPLTREMAEKLILQGKRNLALVFPPDFSEVLAQDPGATPRRRTRIWVIVDPATSSPFVEPILGTLQGLIERSTYTAMMPKGLDYLFTQLAPQVPPEQREAFKARAQEAMSGGLLGGEEPVVALERTAPPGMRVEKLPNTFQQNVPGYTIYGVFWIVSLLAGSVLQEKREGTFRRLLAAPMSRAVMLTGKLLPYYLINLIQIAIMLGASSWLFGLSLGRSPLALLAVSLAAAAAATGLGVLVAAIVRTEAQAGGLTVLLLLTMSALGGCFVPRFVMPDWLQTLGLLTPHAWALDAYQDLLVRGYGLQEVWPKVGALTAFAAAFFGLGVWRFRFD
- a CDS encoding NAD(P)/FAD-dependent oxidoreductase, translating into MARIMILGGGSGGLVVANKLARGLRGTSHEILLVDRSPYHYFMPSFPWVALGFKEPEQVRRPLKNLEKKGVRVLQGEVREIRIPEKRVRVNGEDLSYDLMVVALGAEVKPDLMPGFEAAYHPWTIEGALRMREAIQRFEGGRIVIGVSGPYYRCPPAPYEIAGQLDFALRARRLRDKSEIVLAHPHPQPLSAMGPAISGVITEILAAKGVRFEGNFHAKAIDPERRLLLGQDGREIPFDLLIMVPPHRPSVAGMCPGLLTPAGFPLVDPKTFRCLADPDVFAIGDMVNPAINLPAAGVVAHFQAEFVANQILAELKGAYIGESFTPVAMCIMDFGDDAVLPMCDFTRILDLSGPPSCGVLGRSKAIRLIKMLFESIWFATYLS